GCTTCCGCAGCTGCACACGACATACGGCGTCGATTACTACCGCAAACTCGTGCAACCGGAACTCCGGTCCGCGGTCAGGGAAATCGTGGGACAGTTCACACCGGACGAGTTGTACTCCAGCCGCCGGGCCGAACTGCAGTCGCTGATCTACGAGCGTGTCCGGTCGGGTGCCGAAGTCAACTTCGTCAACATCCAGGCTGTTCTCATCAGGGATATCCGACTTCCTGACCAGATCCGTGTTGCGATTGAGAACAAGCTGAAGGAAGAGCAGGAAGCGGAGCGCTACCAGTTTACGATCGAGAAGGAGCGTTTAGAGGCGCAGCGGAAGGAAATCGAGGCGCGTGGCCAGGCGGAGTACCAGCGGCTGATCACGCAGAGTCTCACACCGGCGTTTCTTCGATTCAAGGGTATCGAAGCCACCCAGCAGTTGGCCGAGTCACCGAACACGAAAACCGTGATCGTGGGAGGAGGGGAGAGTGGTCTGCCCGTGATACTCGGAGGCAATTGACAGCTGGAATGCGAGGCGGCGATTCAGATTTTTTCGATCGCGTGTGGGACGTAGTGGCTCAGATTCCGCACGGGAAGGTCACGACCTACGGACATATCGCCGAGCATGTTGGCCTGAAGAGTGCGGCTCGAACGGTCGGATGGGCACTGAACGCGGCGGCCGAAACGGGTCTTCCATGCCACCGTGTAGTGAATCGCTTCGGAGCACTGTCGGGAAGCCGGCACTTCGGGGGTGCTCATATCATGGAGGATCTGCTGCGAAGCGAGGGTGTAACGTTCACGGATGAGGGCTGTGTGGACATGAAGGAGCATCTCTGGGTACCGGGGACGGCGCCCGGGTAGCTATTGGCCGGCCAGTCGTCTGAGCTGCTGCCAGAATCCCGGGAACGAGATGTTCGCACAGTTGGCATTTCGGATCGTGGTCTCGCCCTCTGCGAGCAAGCCGGCGACACCCATGGCCATGGCCACACGGTGATCTCCGAAGGAATCGACCTCCGCGCCGCGCAGCGTCGTTCCGCCGCGAATCGTTAGACCGTCGTCATGTTCGTCCACGTCGGCGCCCATCTTCCTGAGATTCGTGACCATCGCTTTTACGCGGTCTGTCTCCTTCACGCGCAACTCGGCGGCATCGCGGATCGAGGTGGTGCCGTGGGCGCCGGTCGCCGCTACGGCGAGAATCGGTATCTCGTCGATAAGATTGGGCACGAGCACTCCGGTGATATTCACGCTCGTGAGCGGAGAGGTGCGAACTCGCAGGTCTCCGATCAACTCGCCACCGAACGTGCGCTCATCCGAACGCTCGATTCGCGCACCCATGGCGGAGAGCACGTCCAGCGCTCCCGAACGCGTCGGGTTCAGGCCCACACCGGCGATGGTCATTTGCGCGTTCGGTACGGCGGCACCGGCGACCAGGAAGAACGCTGCCGCGGAGAAATCTCTCGGCACGGCCCAGCCCTGAGCCGGAATCACCCGATGACCGCTGACCGAGATGTGCGCTTCGTCGCCCAGATGAAGGATCTCCAGCCGCAGCATGCGCTCCGTGTGATCCCGGGTCGTCCTCGATTCAATCACGGTTGTTTCGCCGTCGGCGTACAGGCCGGCAAGAAGCGTGCACGACTTGACCTGAGCGGACGCTACAGGCAGGCGGTACTCGATCGGCTTCAGCGGCCCATCGGCGGGAAGGATGTGAATCGGAGCGTGCCCGTCGGTCAGCTCGATCCGGGCTCCCATCTGTCGCAGCGGTTCGGCGATACGTTCCATCGGCCTGGAGGACAGCGACGCGTCGCCGACCAGCGTCGACGCGAATGACTGCCCCGCCAATACACCGGTCAACAACCTCATGGTTGTGCCGGAATTGCCGCAGTCTATCGGTTCCTGACTCGGCTGCAGGCCGCTCAATCCACGTCCATGCACACGCATCGACGCTTCCTCGATATCGATCTGGACGCCGAGCTGCCGCAGACAACTCAACGTGCTCTGTGGATCTCGCGAGTCCGGGAAGTTGACGATTTCGCTTGTGCCATCTGCGAGCGCCGCCAGAATAGCGGCGCGGTGGGCAATCGACTTGTCGCCGGGAAGATCGACGCGCCCGACAGCGTGCGTTGCTCTGTGTATTAGCTGATCCATGTTCCGGCTGCAGGCCACATTGTGAGGTGCCGATATGATTCGCCGGGCGTCGCTACCAGACGGGGGAATGACTCGATGGTCCCATCGGCATATCGAGAGTGACCTCACGCAGCAAGGCCTGCTTTCTCTCCCAGTGGAGAAACGCGTACCTGAAGCCGTTGAGTGCTACCTCGCGCAGGTCCTTTGCGCCCACGCCACACCTCGTATGAACCTTCAGAAGTTCGTCCGTCACCGTCGTCCGACTGAAAAGGCGGTTGTCCGTGTTGACCGTGACCGGAACCCCGGCGTCAACAAAGGCTCGGATCGGGTGGTCTTCAAATGAGGCGACGACCTTGGTCTGGACATTACTTGTCGGGCAG
The Rhodothermales bacterium DNA segment above includes these coding regions:
- a CDS encoding prohibitin family protein — encoded protein: GVRYSQLGGTDLEYSYGEGLKIYPPWVTVIRYDVRVQEKLEVLEALSSNGLSIGMDISIRWNPDASSLPQLHTTYGVDYYRKLVQPELRSAVREIVGQFTPDELYSSRRAELQSLIYERVRSGAEVNFVNIQAVLIRDIRLPDQIRVAIENKLKEEQEAERYQFTIEKERLEAQRKEIEARGQAEYQRLITQSLTPAFLRFKGIEATQQLAESPNTKTVIVGGGESGLPVILGGN
- a CDS encoding MGMT family protein produces the protein MRGGDSDFFDRVWDVVAQIPHGKVTTYGHIAEHVGLKSAARTVGWALNAAAETGLPCHRVVNRFGALSGSRHFGGAHIMEDLLRSEGVTFTDEGCVDMKEHLWVPGTAPG
- the aroA gene encoding 3-phosphoshikimate 1-carboxyvinyltransferase, whose amino-acid sequence is MDQLIHRATHAVGRVDLPGDKSIAHRAAILAALADGTSEIVNFPDSRDPQSTLSCLRQLGVQIDIEEASMRVHGRGLSGLQPSQEPIDCGNSGTTMRLLTGVLAGQSFASTLVGDASLSSRPMERIAEPLRQMGARIELTDGHAPIHILPADGPLKPIEYRLPVASAQVKSCTLLAGLYADGETTVIESRTTRDHTERMLRLEILHLGDEAHISVSGHRVIPAQGWAVPRDFSAAAFFLVAGAAVPNAQMTIAGVGLNPTRSGALDVLSAMGARIERSDERTFGGELIGDLRVRTSPLTSVNITGVLVPNLIDEIPILAVAATGAHGTTSIRDAAELRVKETDRVKAMVTNLRKMGADVDEHDDGLTIRGGTTLRGAEVDSFGDHRVAMAMGVAGLLAEGETTIRNANCANISFPGFWQQLRRLAGQ